Proteins found in one uncultured Desulfuromonas sp. genomic segment:
- the tkt gene encoding transketolase, with amino-acid sequence MHAETFDPVLAKQTIDTIRLLSADAVEKANSGHPGTPMEGAPLAYLIYTRHLRHNPENPVWPGRDRFILSCGHASMLLYSTLHLSGYDISLDDLKNFRQFGSKTPGHPEFGHTPGVETTTGPLGQGIAVGTGMAMGARYLQKNLDKDLFDYTVYAICSDGDVMEGVASEAASLAGHLKLGNLVYLYLDNKITIEGDTSLAFSEEVATRYLAYGWHVERVTGENLAEVDAAIERAKRDPRPSMIITRTNIGQGAPNKQGTAAAHGAPLGTDELALAKQALGFDPEQSFAVPESVYTHMAQLKERGQKLETAWNQECQQKCATNTALADWYSDSELSAEQIDALLPTFEAGSSAATRSSSGQVLNALAAGLPMMLGGSADLAPSNNTHLKGEEAFTPEAAGRNIHFGIREHAMGSILNGLCHTRGLLPFGATFMIFSDYMRPPMRMAALMGIAPVYVLTHDSIGVGEDGPTHQPIEQLCGLRSVPNLTVLRPCDANETAQAWKAALINRQGPTALILTRQNLPTLDRNQYASADGVQKGAYVLAAEEGDLQLILMASGSEVQHALAAREILHQQGVGVRVVSMPSWELFENQDSAYKEEVLPSACRARLAVEAASTFGWERYIGLDGAIVGMTGFGASAPGGQLMDHFGFTTDNVVAKAKELIG; translated from the coding sequence ATGCACGCAGAAACGTTTGATCCCGTACTTGCCAAACAAACCATTGATACCATTCGTCTGCTTTCGGCTGACGCCGTTGAAAAAGCCAACTCCGGTCACCCCGGCACCCCGATGGAAGGGGCTCCTCTGGCTTACCTGATTTACACCCGTCATCTACGCCACAATCCGGAAAACCCCGTCTGGCCGGGCCGCGACCGTTTTATCCTGTCCTGCGGTCACGCTTCGATGTTGCTGTACAGCACACTGCACCTGTCCGGCTACGACATCAGCCTGGATGACCTGAAAAATTTCCGCCAGTTCGGCAGTAAAACTCCGGGACACCCGGAATTCGGCCACACCCCCGGCGTCGAAACCACGACCGGCCCGCTCGGTCAAGGCATTGCCGTCGGTACCGGCATGGCCATGGGTGCCCGCTATCTGCAGAAGAATCTGGACAAAGACCTGTTTGACTACACTGTTTATGCGATCTGCTCTGATGGTGACGTAATGGAAGGGGTCGCTTCCGAAGCCGCCTCTCTGGCCGGCCATCTCAAACTCGGCAACCTGGTGTATCTCTACCTCGATAACAAAATCACCATTGAAGGCGACACCTCACTGGCATTCAGCGAAGAGGTGGCAACGCGCTACCTGGCTTACGGCTGGCACGTTGAACGCGTCACTGGTGAAAACCTCGCCGAAGTGGATGCCGCCATTGAGCGGGCCAAACGCGACCCGCGACCGTCGATGATTATCACCCGCACCAACATCGGTCAAGGTGCGCCCAACAAGCAGGGTACGGCAGCAGCCCATGGCGCTCCCCTCGGCACCGACGAACTGGCTCTGGCCAAGCAAGCCCTCGGATTTGATCCTGAGCAAAGCTTTGCGGTTCCTGAAAGCGTCTATACGCACATGGCGCAACTCAAAGAGCGCGGCCAGAAACTTGAAACCGCCTGGAACCAGGAATGCCAACAGAAATGTGCCACCAACACCGCTCTGGCAGATTGGTACAGCGACAGTGAATTGTCCGCAGAGCAGATCGACGCTCTGCTGCCGACGTTTGAGGCCGGCTCCAGCGCCGCCACCCGCTCTTCGAGTGGCCAGGTCCTCAATGCCCTGGCCGCCGGACTGCCGATGATGCTTGGCGGCAGCGCCGATCTGGCTCCGTCCAACAACACCCACCTTAAAGGTGAAGAGGCGTTTACACCGGAAGCCGCTGGTCGCAACATCCATTTCGGCATTCGTGAACACGCCATGGGGTCCATCCTCAACGGCCTGTGTCACACCCGCGGCCTGCTGCCGTTTGGCGCAACCTTCATGATCTTCTCCGACTATATGCGTCCGCCGATGCGTATGGCGGCATTGATGGGCATTGCTCCGGTTTACGTTTTGACTCACGACTCCATCGGTGTCGGCGAAGATGGGCCAACCCATCAACCCATCGAGCAACTGTGCGGACTGCGCAGCGTCCCCAACCTGACGGTCCTGCGCCCCTGCGACGCCAACGAGACGGCCCAGGCATGGAAAGCCGCCTTGATCAACCGCCAGGGTCCCACAGCGCTGATCCTGACCCGACAGAACCTGCCGACATTGGATCGCAATCAATACGCGTCCGCGGATGGCGTTCAAAAAGGTGCCTATGTTCTGGCTGCGGAAGAAGGGGATCTGCAATTAATCCTCATGGCCAGCGGCTCCGAGGTCCAGCACGCTCTGGCCGCACGCGAAATCCTGCACCAGCAGGGCGTTGGTGTTCGTGTGGTTTCCATGCCGAGCTGGGAGCTGTTTGAAAACCAGGATAGCGCTTACAAAGAAGAGGTTCTGCCAAGCGCCTGCCGTGCCCGCCTTGCCGTGGAAGCGGCTTCCACGTTCGGCTGGGAACGCTACATCGGCCTGGACGGCGCAATTGTCGGCATGACCGGCTTCGGTGCCAGCGCACCGGGTGGTCAGCTGATGGATCACTTCGGCTTTACCACCGACAATGTGGTTGCCAAAGCCAAAGAGCTGATTGGTTAA
- a CDS encoding VCBS repeat-containing protein has product MKRGFKSIVLMVVFLGVSSLALASQWPQLTDRLEKWQGDKEVVMPEGVDLFADPALAPVVELLLEQGFAVLPEGPSEKGLTLEVRETAAGKRLLLKRGSDNAIVAMEKIGPAVPIAAKPEPVVLQTPRNTTAVHQITPVSAQQPRVLSVQHPQPVMTPGELMFEIPGNPVQIVSWPAGDGVELYLLYHDRVQHFRSRGNYFEPLESFKPAADVSRGLRLTCGDLDGDGQPEIGAVWSEDIHDVSEGTDSLLHSWVLSTASLKPISDDLKGYVDFSDNQGRLQRRESYAAFAPEILPLQMKKGLVVVGTTPLQATSHLLYGTIAWPNSEQSLVWNDDQRLMLQARSKHQRIPGTTLLTDFGDYQGPYVSIPLKNPEYRSGFSATDQVLAKEVVLARRLVKEHGAVYTLIRGRSKGLPLVGGASGADRLVRIEQSGRGLQAEYPFAAVDAFILDFAVYGDPAQAVLLLNEKEDGSGTAYLRFQSHL; this is encoded by the coding sequence ATGAAGCGAGGATTCAAATCGATTGTCTTGATGGTGGTTTTTCTGGGAGTGTCTTCCCTGGCGCTGGCAAGTCAGTGGCCTCAGCTCACGGATCGCTTGGAAAAGTGGCAGGGTGACAAAGAGGTTGTGATGCCCGAGGGGGTGGACCTGTTTGCTGATCCGGCGTTGGCGCCGGTTGTCGAGCTGCTTCTGGAGCAGGGATTTGCCGTGCTTCCAGAGGGGCCATCGGAAAAAGGGTTGACCCTTGAGGTGCGGGAAACCGCGGCAGGCAAGCGCCTTTTGCTCAAGCGCGGTTCGGACAATGCCATCGTGGCAATGGAAAAGATTGGCCCTGCAGTGCCGATTGCGGCAAAGCCTGAGCCCGTTGTGTTGCAGACACCACGCAATACCACGGCCGTTCATCAAATCACTCCTGTTTCTGCACAGCAACCCCGTGTTCTTTCCGTGCAGCATCCCCAGCCCGTCATGACACCTGGAGAGCTGATGTTTGAAATTCCCGGCAATCCGGTTCAGATCGTAAGCTGGCCCGCTGGCGACGGTGTTGAGCTGTATCTTCTCTATCATGACCGTGTTCAGCATTTTCGCAGTCGAGGCAATTATTTTGAGCCACTGGAATCGTTTAAGCCAGCGGCGGATGTGTCACGTGGATTAAGGCTGACGTGCGGTGATCTGGATGGTGATGGCCAGCCGGAGATCGGTGCGGTATGGAGCGAGGATATCCATGATGTCTCCGAGGGGACCGACTCCCTGTTGCACAGTTGGGTTCTTTCCACGGCGTCGCTCAAACCGATCAGTGATGATTTGAAAGGCTATGTGGATTTTTCCGATAACCAAGGGCGCTTGCAACGTCGTGAGAGTTATGCGGCCTTTGCGCCTGAAATTTTGCCGTTGCAGATGAAAAAAGGTTTGGTTGTGGTTGGGACAACGCCTTTGCAAGCCACGTCACACCTGTTGTATGGAACCATCGCCTGGCCCAATTCGGAGCAGTCTCTGGTGTGGAATGACGACCAGCGGCTGATGCTCCAGGCCCGTTCAAAGCATCAGCGTATTCCCGGAACCACCCTGTTGACAGATTTTGGTGACTATCAGGGCCCTTATGTGTCGATCCCGTTGAAAAACCCCGAGTACCGTAGTGGCTTTTCGGCAACGGATCAGGTGTTGGCTAAAGAGGTGGTTCTCGCGCGGAGGCTGGTGAAAGAGCATGGCGCTGTTTACACCCTGATTCGTGGTCGCAGCAAGGGGTTGCCGCTGGTTGGGGGCGCCAGTGGTGCAGACAGGCTGGTGCGCATTGAACAATCTGGACGCGGTCTACAGGCCGAATATCCGTTTGCCGCGGTCGATGCGTTTATTCTTGATTTTGCCGTGTATGGTGATCCGGCGCAGGCGGTGCTGTTGCTCAATGAAAAAGAGGATGGCAGCGGTACAGCGTATTTACGTTTTCAAAGCCACCTGTAG
- a CDS encoding Mrp/NBP35 family ATP-binding protein: MADSACSSCSQSGSCSDTEKQQCEQDHAKKKMADNLALIKHKILVMSGKGGVGKSSTAANLALALAQTGAKVGLMDIDLHGPSIPTLLGLEGQHPPVEDDSMVPVERNGLKVMSIGFLVANADDALIWRGPVKAGVIQQFIKDVKWGELDYLVVDCPPGTGDEPLSIVQMLGENSGAVLVTTPQKVALVDVRKSVTFCRQVKLPVYGIVENMSGFVCPKCNEVVDIFKKGGGQKMAAEMTVPFLGQVPIDPRMVDAGDNGTPVVESAADSPTAVALKEICQELMLRCINPGGGTADLAE; the protein is encoded by the coding sequence ATGGCTGACAGTGCATGCAGCAGCTGCTCTCAAAGCGGCTCTTGTTCCGATACGGAAAAACAACAATGTGAGCAAGATCACGCCAAAAAAAAGATGGCCGACAACCTGGCCCTGATTAAGCACAAAATCCTGGTCATGTCCGGTAAAGGCGGGGTTGGAAAAAGTTCAACCGCAGCCAACCTGGCCCTGGCTCTGGCGCAGACCGGCGCCAAAGTTGGTTTGATGGATATTGACCTGCACGGTCCCAGCATTCCGACCCTGCTCGGCCTCGAAGGCCAGCATCCCCCTGTTGAAGATGACAGCATGGTGCCCGTTGAGCGCAACGGACTCAAAGTGATGTCCATCGGCTTTCTGGTGGCCAATGCCGATGACGCCCTGATCTGGCGCGGCCCGGTTAAAGCGGGTGTCATCCAGCAATTTATCAAGGATGTAAAATGGGGAGAGCTGGACTATCTGGTGGTGGACTGCCCGCCGGGAACTGGAGACGAACCGTTGTCCATCGTCCAGATGCTGGGCGAGAACAGTGGTGCAGTCCTGGTCACCACACCGCAGAAAGTCGCTCTGGTTGATGTGCGCAAGTCGGTCACATTCTGCCGCCAGGTTAAGCTGCCGGTGTATGGTATCGTTGAAAACATGAGCGGTTTTGTCTGTCCTAAGTGCAACGAAGTCGTGGATATCTTTAAAAAAGGCGGTGGCCAGAAGATGGCCGCTGAGATGACTGTGCCGTTCCTTGGCCAGGTTCCCATTGACCCGCGTATGGTTGATGCCGGCGACAACGGCACCCCGGTGGTTGAGTCCGCAGCAGACTCCCCCACAGCTGTTGCCCTCAAGGAGATTTGCCAGGAACTGATGCTGCGCTGCATCAATCCCGGTGGCGGTACAGCGGATTTAGCTGAATAA
- a CDS encoding phosphoenolpyruvate carboxykinase → MSQSETACGNLLEQHGITNVKSVQRNLCTPALYEEIIRRGEGSLSHQGPIVVSNSNYTGRSPNDRFIVKAGQSGEDIWWGDVNRPFDPDKFDALYNRMMAFLQERDLFVQDCFAGADKDYRLPVRVVSTRAWNSLFARNMLIKATDAELENFVPGFTVVAAPDFKTVPEIDGTRSEAAIIINFERKLILIATAAYSGEIKKGVFSVLNYLLPKQGVLPMHCSANVGANGDTAIFFGLSGTGKTTLSADPNRRLIGDDEHGWTDKGVFNFEGGCYAKVINLSPEAEPEIFKCTRSFGTILENVGMDATTRYVDLDDASITENTRAAYPISHIPNIVPEAQAGNPKNIIMLTADAFGVMPPISKLTPEQAMYHFISGYTAKLAGTEKGVTEPQTTFSACFGAPFMPLHPSEYGNLLKDKIREHNVSCWLVNTGWSGGPYGVGSRMKIRYTRAMLNAALEGKLDKVDFNQDPIFGLHIPQSCPDVPAEVLNPRNTWQDKAAYDEKASELAKAFHANFAKFADGVTEEIRNAGPLTK, encoded by the coding sequence ATGAGTCAAAGTGAAACCGCATGCGGTAATCTGCTCGAACAACACGGCATCACCAACGTCAAAAGTGTCCAACGTAACCTGTGCACCCCGGCTCTGTACGAAGAGATCATTCGTCGTGGCGAGGGCTCTCTGTCTCACCAGGGGCCGATTGTTGTTTCCAACAGCAATTACACCGGCCGTTCCCCCAATGACCGCTTTATCGTCAAAGCAGGGCAAAGTGGTGAGGACATCTGGTGGGGCGATGTCAACCGTCCTTTTGACCCGGACAAGTTCGACGCATTGTACAACCGCATGATGGCGTTTCTCCAAGAGCGTGATCTGTTTGTTCAGGACTGCTTCGCCGGCGCCGACAAAGACTACCGTCTGCCGGTTCGCGTCGTTTCGACCCGCGCCTGGAACAGCCTGTTTGCACGCAATATGCTGATCAAAGCCACCGATGCCGAGCTGGAAAATTTTGTTCCAGGCTTCACCGTCGTTGCCGCTCCCGATTTCAAAACCGTTCCTGAAATTGACGGCACCCGCTCTGAAGCGGCAATCATCATCAACTTTGAGCGCAAACTGATCCTGATTGCCACCGCCGCCTACAGCGGTGAGATCAAAAAAGGGGTGTTCTCAGTTCTCAACTACCTGCTGCCCAAGCAGGGCGTTCTGCCCATGCACTGCAGCGCCAATGTCGGCGCCAACGGCGACACCGCAATCTTTTTCGGCCTGTCCGGTACCGGCAAGACCACATTGTCCGCCGATCCGAACCGTCGCCTGATCGGTGATGACGAGCACGGCTGGACCGACAAAGGGGTGTTCAACTTTGAAGGCGGCTGCTATGCCAAGGTGATCAACCTGAGTCCGGAAGCCGAGCCGGAAATTTTCAAGTGCACCCGCAGCTTCGGCACCATCCTCGAAAACGTTGGTATGGATGCCACCACCCGCTACGTCGATCTCGACGATGCCAGTATCACGGAGAACACTCGGGCCGCGTATCCGATCTCTCACATCCCGAACATTGTTCCCGAGGCCCAGGCCGGCAACCCGAAAAACATCATCATGCTGACGGCTGATGCATTTGGTGTTATGCCGCCGATCTCAAAACTGACTCCTGAGCAGGCCATGTACCACTTCATCTCCGGTTACACCGCCAAGCTGGCCGGTACCGAGAAAGGTGTAACCGAGCCGCAAACCACGTTCTCCGCCTGCTTTGGTGCACCGTTTATGCCGTTGCATCCCTCCGAGTACGGCAACCTGCTTAAGGACAAGATTCGCGAGCACAACGTCTCCTGCTGGCTGGTTAACACCGGCTGGAGTGGCGGCCCTTACGGCGTTGGTTCCCGCATGAAAATCCGTTACACTCGCGCTATGCTCAACGCAGCCCTGGAAGGCAAGCTTGACAAGGTTGATTTTAATCAAGACCCGATTTTCGGTCTGCACATTCCTCAAAGCTGCCCCGACGTACCGGCTGAAGTTCTCAACCCGCGCAACACCTGGCAGGACAAAGCAGCTTACGATGAAAAGGCCAGTGAACTGGCCAAGGCGTTCCACGCCAACTTCGCCAAGTTTGCTGACGGTGTGACTGAAGAGATCCGCAACGCCGGTCCGCTGACCAAGTAA
- the nfo gene encoding deoxyribonuclease IV, whose product MKYIGAHVSAAGGIEHAVANAVAIGATAFALFTKNQKRWSAPPLAEKNVTAFKLACATQGFSPQQILPHDSYLINLGHPQQDKLEKSRQAFIDEIQRCEVLGLTRLNFHPGSHLREITESSCLSLVAESINLALAETKNVVAVIENTAGQGSNIGYSFEQLAEIIRQVNDSQRVGVCLDTCHLFAAGYDLRNGTACDETFDQFSRLIGFDRLYGMHLNDSKTALGRHVDRHAPLGDGELGWPVFEYILSDSRFDGIPLILETTEPERWPDEIAALKRFAGQ is encoded by the coding sequence ATGAAATATATTGGTGCCCACGTCAGTGCCGCCGGTGGTATCGAGCACGCGGTTGCCAATGCTGTTGCGATTGGTGCGACAGCATTTGCCTTATTTACCAAAAATCAAAAACGCTGGTCCGCTCCGCCTCTGGCGGAGAAGAATGTTACCGCTTTTAAACTGGCGTGTGCAACGCAGGGCTTTTCACCGCAGCAGATTCTTCCACACGACAGCTATCTGATTAATTTAGGTCATCCGCAGCAGGATAAGTTGGAAAAGTCCCGCCAGGCCTTTATTGATGAGATCCAGCGCTGTGAAGTTCTCGGGTTGACCCGACTTAATTTTCACCCCGGCAGCCACTTGCGGGAAATCACTGAGAGCAGCTGTTTGTCTCTGGTGGCGGAATCAATCAATCTGGCTCTGGCCGAGACGAAGAATGTCGTCGCGGTCATCGAAAATACCGCTGGACAAGGCAGCAATATCGGTTATTCGTTTGAGCAGCTCGCTGAGATTATCCGTCAAGTGAATGATTCGCAACGGGTCGGCGTTTGTCTGGACACCTGTCATCTGTTTGCCGCTGGTTACGATTTGCGCAATGGGACGGCCTGTGATGAAACTTTTGACCAGTTTTCCCGGCTGATTGGATTTGACCGGCTCTACGGCATGCATCTCAATGACAGCAAGACCGCTTTGGGGCGCCATGTGGATCGCCATGCGCCGTTGGGGGATGGCGAGCTCGGTTGGCCGGTGTTTGAATATATCCTCAGTGACTCCCGTTTTGACGGGATTCCGCTGATCCTCGAAACCACAGAGCCTGAACGGTGGCCAGACGAGATCGCGGCATTGAAACGCTTTGCCGGGCAGTAA
- a CDS encoding EAL domain-containing protein: MKRSPTITVFLLIWLLIITAVVSVVALMGQGYTLVTDLSTRREEVHRELIEKRSTVERLQKMLVEIRSESLKLFYEFDQANHHEESVRRYSTLLLPFIARCDTPDNANLERCQSALKDLNRFTKRADQWAGRYREVRHQYLDGGGLIRTRRLLLQLHAIADMLQGRQRLEEAVLIRRWRNNPTASAQEIANRIIDERQKRWFPLLREIRSEVDSLARQTEQLASASSRGQLADIRDNVVKPGLERLKRNLIILIEDRVLKTDDALVQLEKLKVELFGAQSRIDPTYQTVIVTGGLYGLYEDRIELLRQRMVLEKSLQESYAGLESLNVALAQLTQARLDALAKQAEQWLEYALGRIKTVALVVLTVFVIIGTVISLLVRRQVRHIFLLQRDKELILNAAGDGIVGVDKRGRVTFVNPAAAQMLGSEIHELLHREVAQSIPVILANGDNVMEQDHPVYQSLRLKKGFCARSDQESFQRKDETTFPVEYAVSPLLGATDQNEGVVLIFKDLTEQQQAVQRLAEKKKLLDHMSNHDSLTGLPNRRLFKDRLYHTIERSRRRSNEMSVLFIDLDRFKKINDSLGHEVGDKLLVAVANRLQNHLRRSDTLARLGGDEFVLILEEENRSHLAAVMARNLLNELSKVFDVDSHRLFVTASIGISRYPHDAQDVTGLMSSADAAMYHAKSRGRNNFQYYAPEMNGRAQEFLEMETQLRDALEQEQFELYYQPQYDMRDNALVGAEALLRWNHPRLGLVPPGDFITLAEETGLIVPIGKWVLTQACRQNQHWINDGLTPVRIAVNISIAQFRSDLSQTVEEVLDQSGMAPELLELEITESMLMEDDENTIHLLNSLKEKGLHISIDDFGTGYSSLSYLHRLPVDKLKIDRSFIADVVHNDSDAAIAGSIIALGQNMHLGILAEGVENEAQRDFLVQHQCYIGQGFFYARPMMAKDFAELLRQHHLQTMEKS, translated from the coding sequence ATGAAGCGCTCCCCGACTATCACGGTTTTCCTGTTGATCTGGCTGCTGATTATAACAGCCGTGGTATCTGTCGTTGCCCTGATGGGGCAGGGGTATACTCTGGTCACGGATCTGAGCACGCGACGAGAAGAGGTGCATCGTGAGTTGATCGAAAAGCGTTCGACAGTTGAACGTCTGCAGAAGATGTTGGTTGAAATTCGCTCGGAATCTCTGAAACTGTTTTATGAGTTTGATCAGGCCAATCATCATGAGGAATCCGTCCGCCGTTACAGTACTTTGCTGCTGCCGTTTATTGCCCGTTGCGACACGCCGGATAATGCCAATCTTGAACGATGTCAGAGCGCCCTGAAAGATCTCAATCGCTTCACCAAGCGTGCGGATCAGTGGGCTGGCCGATACCGTGAAGTGCGCCATCAGTACCTCGATGGAGGCGGCCTGATCCGCACCCGTCGCCTGTTGCTGCAGTTGCACGCCATTGCCGATATGCTGCAAGGACGGCAACGGCTGGAGGAGGCGGTTCTGATCCGGCGGTGGCGTAATAACCCCACGGCTTCGGCGCAGGAGATTGCCAATCGGATTATCGATGAACGGCAGAAACGCTGGTTTCCGTTGTTGCGCGAGATTCGCTCCGAAGTAGACAGTCTGGCTCGGCAGACAGAACAACTGGCGAGTGCTAGCAGTCGTGGCCAACTGGCCGATATCCGCGATAATGTGGTCAAACCTGGACTGGAACGACTCAAACGTAACCTGATTATTCTAATTGAAGATCGTGTTCTGAAAACTGACGACGCTCTTGTGCAGCTGGAAAAATTGAAAGTGGAGCTGTTTGGCGCACAGTCTCGCATTGATCCAACCTACCAGACCGTTATTGTTACCGGTGGGCTTTATGGACTGTATGAGGATCGGATTGAATTGCTGCGCCAGCGCATGGTGCTGGAAAAGTCGCTGCAGGAAAGTTATGCCGGACTTGAAAGCCTCAATGTGGCTTTAGCGCAATTGACCCAGGCCCGTCTTGATGCCTTGGCAAAACAGGCGGAGCAATGGCTGGAATACGCGCTGGGAAGAATCAAGACTGTCGCGTTGGTGGTTCTGACGGTTTTTGTGATTATCGGGACCGTGATCTCGTTGCTGGTGCGGCGCCAGGTGCGCCACATCTTTCTGCTGCAGCGTGATAAGGAGTTGATTCTCAATGCCGCCGGAGATGGTATCGTCGGTGTCGATAAACGGGGACGGGTCACATTTGTTAATCCTGCAGCGGCACAAATGCTTGGTTCTGAAATCCATGAACTACTCCATCGCGAGGTGGCGCAAAGTATCCCGGTGATTCTTGCCAATGGCGATAATGTCATGGAACAGGACCATCCGGTCTATCAGAGCCTGCGCCTGAAAAAAGGCTTCTGTGCCCGCTCTGATCAAGAATCATTTCAGCGCAAAGATGAAACCACGTTTCCTGTTGAATATGCGGTGTCACCGCTGTTGGGTGCAACCGACCAAAATGAAGGTGTGGTGTTGATCTTCAAGGATTTAACCGAACAGCAGCAGGCGGTGCAGCGTCTGGCGGAGAAGAAGAAACTACTGGATCATATGAGCAATCATGACAGTCTGACCGGATTACCCAACCGGCGTCTGTTCAAGGACCGCCTCTATCATACCATTGAGCGTTCGCGGCGCAGATCCAACGAGATGTCCGTGCTGTTTATTGACCTGGATCGTTTCAAGAAAATTAATGATTCACTCGGCCATGAAGTGGGCGATAAATTGCTGGTTGCTGTGGCCAACAGGTTACAGAATCATCTGCGTCGCTCCGATACCCTGGCGCGTCTGGGAGGGGATGAATTTGTGCTGATTCTTGAAGAAGAAAACCGCTCCCACCTTGCTGCTGTCATGGCGCGCAATCTGCTCAATGAACTGTCAAAGGTTTTTGATGTCGATTCCCATCGCCTGTTTGTGACAGCGAGTATCGGCATCAGTCGCTACCCTCACGATGCCCAGGATGTTACCGGCTTGATGTCCAGTGCTGACGCGGCCATGTACCATGCCAAATCGCGCGGTCGGAACAATTTCCAGTACTATGCACCGGAGATGAACGGGCGTGCTCAGGAATTTCTTGAGATGGAAACCCAACTGCGCGACGCCCTTGAGCAGGAGCAGTTCGAACTCTACTATCAACCGCAATATGATATGCGCGACAATGCGCTGGTCGGTGCTGAGGCTTTGCTGCGCTGGAATCATCCGCGCCTCGGTCTGGTGCCTCCCGGTGATTTTATTACCCTGGCTGAAGAAACCGGCCTGATTGTACCCATTGGAAAATGGGTTCTGACTCAGGCGTGCAGACAGAATCAACATTGGATCAATGACGGGTTGACGCCGGTTCGCATTGCCGTGAATATTTCAATTGCCCAATTCCGCAGTGATCTCAGCCAGACGGTGGAAGAGGTTCTTGATCAAAGTGGCATGGCGCCGGAGTTGCTTGAGCTTGAGATTACCGAAAGCATGTTGATGGAGGACGATGAAAACACGATCCATCTGCTCAATAGCTTGAAAGAAAAAGGGTTGCATATCTCAATCGACGATTTCGGCACCGGCTATTCTTCCTTGAGTTATCTGCACAGATTGCCGGTGGATAAATTAAAAATCGATCGTTCCTTTATTGCAGATGTCGTGCATAACGACAGCGATGCTGCTATTGCCGGATCAATCATTGCTCTGGGGCAGAATATGCACTTGGGGATTCTCGCCGAAGGCGTGGAAAATGAAGCACAGCGTGATTTTTTGGTGCAGCATCAGTGTTATATTGGTCAAGGCTTTTTCTATGCCAGGCCGATGATGGCGAAAGACTTTGCCGAACTGTTACGCCAACATCACTTGCAGACAATGGAGAAATCATGA
- a CDS encoding ABC transporter substrate-binding protein: MKKALFCNLLAVCCVVLVIIPCGASDAGDAVVLGMSTAMTGPTAELGLRMRDGVLLGLERANLEGGVQGRRLALRAYDDGYEPYRVAPNIQRLIDVDHALAIIGNVGTPTAVAALPLIKNRGVPFVAPFSGARLLRKTPPERYVINFRASYVQEVTAMLDGLINQGGVDPQHIAFFSQRDSYGDAGFVGGVSALKRHGLDDVSNILHVRYERNTLAVENALADLVYSSQDIQAVIMVGAYAPCAKFIRLAKEVGLNALFLNVSFVGSELLLDELGNDSDGVIVTQVVPPLIRGGPSIVCDYLTDFKRFNQSGAPNYVGFEGYVASRLLFRALKKIEGPLTHDAVIDALEGMGTFDLG, from the coding sequence ATGAAGAAAGCGCTGTTCTGCAATCTGCTGGCTGTGTGCTGTGTTGTGCTCGTCATCATTCCATGTGGTGCCTCGGATGCTGGGGATGCTGTTGTCCTCGGTATGTCCACGGCGATGACCGGGCCAACCGCGGAACTGGGACTGCGGATGCGCGATGGTGTCTTGCTGGGCCTGGAACGAGCGAACCTTGAAGGAGGAGTCCAGGGACGTCGGTTGGCGTTGCGTGCCTATGACGATGGGTATGAACCGTACCGTGTTGCGCCGAATATCCAGCGTCTGATTGATGTAGATCACGCGTTGGCCATCATCGGCAATGTTGGCACGCCCACAGCGGTTGCAGCGTTACCCCTCATCAAAAACCGGGGTGTGCCATTTGTGGCTCCGTTTTCCGGTGCCAGGTTGTTGCGAAAAACGCCGCCGGAACGCTATGTGATTAATTTTCGGGCCAGCTATGTTCAGGAAGTCACTGCCATGCTTGACGGCCTGATCAATCAGGGTGGAGTCGATCCGCAGCACATCGCTTTTTTCAGCCAGCGCGACAGCTATGGTGATGCCGGTTTTGTCGGTGGGGTGTCTGCTCTGAAGCGCCACGGTCTGGACGATGTGAGTAATATTCTCCACGTCCGTTATGAACGCAACACCCTGGCTGTTGAAAATGCGCTGGCTGACCTGGTCTATTCTTCCCAGGATATTCAGGCGGTGATCATGGTCGGGGCCTATGCCCCTTGCGCAAAATTCATCCGTTTGGCCAAAGAGGTAGGTTTGAACGCGCTGTTCCTCAATGTTTCCTTTGTCGGCAGTGAACTGCTGCTCGACGAGCTTGGCAATGACAGTGACGGTGTGATTGTCACCCAGGTGGTTCCGCCGTTGATACGCGGCGGCCCCTCCATTGTTTGCGACTATCTTACCGATTTTAAAAGATTCAATCAGAGTGGTGCTCCCAATTATGTCGGCTTTGAAGGCTATGTTGCGTCCCGCTTATTGTTCAGGGCATTAAAAAAGATTGAAGGACCGTTAACACATGACGCCGTGATCGATGCCCTTGAGGGCATGGGAACCTTTGATCTGGGTTAG